A genomic region of Rhipicephalus sanguineus isolate Rsan-2018 chromosome 3, BIME_Rsan_1.4, whole genome shotgun sequence contains the following coding sequences:
- the LOC119387274 gene encoding LOW QUALITY PROTEIN: tyrosine-protein phosphatase non-receptor type 9-like (The sequence of the model RefSeq protein was modified relative to this genomic sequence to represent the inferred CDS: deleted 1 base in 1 codon), producing the protein MKHNMAASLSSQEEQLVKEFMKVVNEQRLSHSAGPLTWNAAVKFMMARKFDVRRALSLYEAHEMTRYREGLCTFDPTTDPLKGELETGKFTVLPTRDSSGAAITMFTASKHWPLQSSHKVTLQGVVYQLDVALESLESQRCGIVFIYNMTGSKYQNFDYELSQKILNLLKGAYPARLKKVLIVNAPLWFKAPFRILRLFVREKLRDRVTTVSLEQLGAHIPYTSLPRELGGSLAINHKAWLLHCLKSMANRYNLSSEVPVPPAVLPANPAEPVENDVVAGEVTEEEEEEEASSAAQPAAIETQNSVQEKQNCEEREKEVEVIKEPVKTTAANEEPAEQTRVAAASPELVIEEEEDEKCPSSSSVSSSSQWDEGTANGEHKDGAVTLEEFISQLQVKGRRGLYQEYSELKAKSPEGTFVTARVKPNQCKNRYTDVLCFDHSRVILSMRNEDDCSTYINANFVDGYRQKNAFISTQGPLPKTYTDFWRMIWEQRCAVIVMTTRTFERGRGKCGQYWPPGEPGASIELEDLFKITVLAKDPKPDYVETQLELFNCESQESRSVSHLQFTSWPDYGVPDSALAMLAFRGVVREKQAQAVSSMEPKWDGHPLGPPIVVHCRAGIGRTGTFITLDICIKQLEEEGRVDVRSTVERIRSQRAFSIQMPDQYVFCHLALLEFALLRGLLQDVALDGFDDDDDRDGSDSE; encoded by the exons ATGAAACACAACATGGCTGCGTCTCTCAGTTCACAGGAAGAGCAG CTGGTGAAGGAATTTATGAAAGTGGTGAATGAGCAGAGGTTGAGTCACAGTGCGGGGCCCCTGACGTGGAACGCTGCTGTCAAATTTATGATGGCCCGAAAGTTTGACGTTCGTCGAGCCCTATCCCTGTACGAAGCTCACGAG ATGACTCGATATCGAGAAGGGCTGTGCACTTTTGACCCTACAACTGATCCCTTAAAAGGGGAACTGGAAACTGGGAAGTTCACAGTCTTG CCGACACGAGACAGTTCCGGAGCTGCCATCACCATGTTCACAGCGAGCAAGCACTGGCCATTGCAGAGTTCGCACAAGGTCACCCTGCAAGGTGTTGTCTACCAGCTAGACGTGGCCTTGGAGAG CCTCGAAAGCCAGAGGTGCGGGATAGTGTTCATATACAACATGACCGGCTCAAAGTACCAGAACTTTGACTACGAGCTCAGCCAAAAGATATTGAATCTTCTCAAG GGCGCCTACCCAGCAAGGTTGAAGAAAGTCTTGATTGTTAACGCGCCATTGTGGTTCAAGGCACCATTCCGAATACTTCGCCTTTTTGTCAGGGAAAAGCTCAGGGACAGG GTAACTACAGTTAGCCTGGAACAGCTAGGTGCACACATTCCATACACTTCATTGCCTCGAGAGCTTGGAGGAAGCCTGGCTATCAACCACAAGGCCTGGCTGCTTCATTGTCTCAAGTCCATGGCTAACAG GTACAACTTATCAAGCGAGGTGCCAGTACCACCGGCTGTGCTGCCGGCCAATCCTGCCGAACCCGTCGAAAACGATGTTGTGGCAGGGGAGGtgacagaggaggaggaggaagaagaggcctCTTCTGCAGCGCAGCCAGCAGCCATTGAAACGCAAAACTCCGTCCAAGAGAAGCAGAACTGTGAGGAACGTGAGAAGGAGGTTGAAGTGATCAAGGAGCCTGTGAAAACCACCGCAGCAAAT GAAGAACCTGCTGAGCAGACGAGGGTCGCCGCAGCTTCACCTGAACTTGTCatagaagaggaggaagacgagaAGTGCCCTTCCTCATCGTCAGTGTCTTCTTCATCTCAGTGGGATGAAGGTACTGCCAATGGTGAACACAAGGACGGTGCCGTCACATTGGAGGAGTTCATCAGCCAACTTCAA GTCAAAGGTCGTCGTGGCTTGTATCAGGAATATTCTGAATTAAAAGCAAAAAGTCCCGAGGGCACCTTTGTCACTGCAAG AGTGAAACCGAATCAGTGCAAAAATAGGTACACGGATGTGCTCTGTTTTGACCACAGCAGAGTGATTCTGTCCATGAGGAATGAAGACGACTGCAGCACGTACATCAATGCCAACTTTGTAGATGGTTACCGCCAAAAGAATGCTTTCATATCAACACAAG GACCTTTGCCAAAGACATACACAGACTTCTGGCGAATGATCTGGGAGCAGCGCTGTGCAGTAATTGTGATGACGACAAGAACCTTTGAAAGGGGACGGGGTAAGTGCGGCCAGTACTGGCCGCCTGGGGAGCCTGGTGCCTCCATAGAGCTCGAAGACCTGTTCAAGATCACCGTCTTGGCCAAGGACCCTAAGCCAGATTATGTGGAAACGCAATTGGAACTGTTCAACTGTGAG AGCCAGGAGTCCCGCTCCGTGAGTCACCTGCAGTTTACAAGCTGGCCGGACTATGGTGTGCCCGACTCTGCCTTGGCCATGCTGGCGTTTCGGGGAGTGGTCCGTGAGAAGCAGGCGCAGGCTGTGTCTTCTATGGAGCCCAAGTGGGATGGCCATCCCCTAGGGCCACCCATCGTAGTT CATTGCCGTGCCGGAATTGGCCGTACC G GAACATTCATTACCTTAGACATTTGCATCAAGCAGCTGGAGGAAGAGGGAAGAGTGGATGTTCGCTCTACAGTGGAACGAATTCGTTCCCAGCGTGCGTTTAGCATTCAAATGCCCGACCAATACGTCTTCTGCCACCTTGCGCTGCTTGAGTTTGCCCTACTCCGCGGGCTGCTTCAAGACGTGGCTCTGGATGGCTTCGACGATGACGACGACCGTGATGGCTCGGACTCTGAGTGA